Within the Euzebyales bacterium genome, the region TGGAAGAACCCACTCGGCGATGCCGGATCGTCAGCCGGTGTCTCGTACTCAGATGGCTCGCTGTCATGCGTCGGCTCCGCGTCGTGGGTCGGAGCGTCATCGGCGGGTTCGCTTCGGTCGCTCGCGGCCCCGCCGCCAGCCGGTCCCTCCTCGACGCCCGAGGAGGACCGACCTTCGTCAGCGATGTGTCGGTCGGATGTCGGCACCAGCTCAGCGGCGAATGCGGCACCGGCCAGCACGAACACGAACCCGGCCAGTCCCGACAGAACCCGCACGAAGGTGCCCACACGTGGCACCCGCAACTGCTGGATCTCGAACCCGCCTCCGACAATGGCTGTCAGCAGCAGGAATGCTCCGCAGACGACGAACACGACTTCAATGCCCATCGTCGTCACCTCCTCTTGTTCGTGGGAACCGCGCTCACGACTCCACTCCGAGCGCAGGACGCCTGCGCTCGCTGATGGCTGGACAGTGGCGGACCGCTGGCCCCCGTGGCGCTCGTGGCGGATTCGCCCGTCCACAGGCAAAGAGGCGATGTCGACGACCTAGATACGTACGCATCTTGACCGCACTCGTGCCGGTGACCCGACACAGACCTTGGGCCCACCGCGTGCGGGCCCCGCCGTTCACGGCGCCCGGCACACGAGGTCTTCGAACGACTCTGCTCGGGGCATGCCGCCGCCGTGCGGTAGCCTGCGGTCGCCGTGGTGCAACCTGTGGGCGGCCGCGAGGTGGGCGGACACGACGTCGGCGTCGTGGTGATCCGCACAGCCGAGCATCCGGTGTCACGATGTGGCGACCCACACCCGTGAAGGAACGTGATGCGCTACCTGCCTGTCGCTGACCGCACACCCGACGAGCAGTACCGCCAGTTGCTCGCCCGCATCGTGGACCGCGGGATGCCGGTCCCGACGCGCCAGGGCCCCAAGGCGCTGACGCTGATGCAGCAGACCATGGCCTTCGAGCTGCGCAACGGCTTTCCCGTGGTGACCGAACGCAGCATGAAGGGGTTCTGGCGGAAGGCGATCGCCGAGCTGTGCGCGTTCATCAACGGCGCCACGACGCTGGAGGAACTGGAGGCGTTCGGGTGCACATGGTGGGGACCATGGGCGACCGATGCCAAGACCTCAAAGCGTGGGCTGCCCGAGGGCAGCCTCGGCCCGGGGTCCTACGGCGGCGCCTTCCACGACTTCCCGACCTCGGAGGGACCCGGGTTCGATCAGTTCGCCCACCTGGTCGAACAGATCATCGAGTTCCCCGCCGACCGCACCCACTTCGTGACCCCGTGGATCCCGCAGTACCAGGTGCGCGGCGCGCGCAAGCGGCAGCGGACGACGATCTCGCCGTGCCACGGATGGGTGCACGTGCGGGTCATCGACGACCGCCTGCACCTGCACATGTTCCAACGCTCGGGCGACGTTCCGATCGGCGTGCCGTCGAACATGGTGCAGTACGCCGCGCTCACCCTGATGCTCGAGCACCTGACCGGGTTCGAAGCCGCGACGTACCACCACACGATCAGCGACGCCCACGTCTACGACGACCAGATCGACGCCGTCCGCCAGATGCTGGGGCGACCAGCGCGGCCACTGCCGACCGTGGAGCTGACCGAGTCGGGACGTGCGGTGACCGACATCCACGCCTTCCGCGCAGAGCACTTCGCGATCGCCGACTACGACCCTCACCCCCCGCTCACGATCCCCGTCGCCCCGTGAGCGCTCACGGCCTCCCTCGCGCCCGTGCCTCAAGCAGCGACAGCGGTACGCACACGTCCCGTGCCTCAAGCAGCGACAGCGGTAGGCACACGTCCCGTGCCTCAAGCAGCGACAGCGGCAGGCACACGTCCCGTGCCTCAAGCAGCGACAGCGGTAGGCACACGTCATGAGGGTGTCGTTGATCGTGGCCGCGGCGACCAACGACGTGATCGGCCGTGAGGGTGACCTGCCGTGGCACGTGCGCGAGGATCTCCGACGCTTCCGCCACCTGACGCTGGACCACGCGTTGGTCGTCGGGAGGCGCACCCACCAGTCGATCGTCGACCGGCTCGGCCGGCCGTTGGACCGGCGCCTGTCGGTGGTCGTCACGCGCC harbors:
- the thyA gene encoding thymidylate synthase, which codes for MRYLPVADRTPDEQYRQLLARIVDRGMPVPTRQGPKALTLMQQTMAFELRNGFPVVTERSMKGFWRKAIAELCAFINGATTLEELEAFGCTWWGPWATDAKTSKRGLPEGSLGPGSYGGAFHDFPTSEGPGFDQFAHLVEQIIEFPADRTHFVTPWIPQYQVRGARKRQRTTISPCHGWVHVRVIDDRLHLHMFQRSGDVPIGVPSNMVQYAALTLMLEHLTGFEAATYHHTISDAHVYDDQIDAVRQMLGRPARPLPTVELTESGRAVTDIHAFRAEHFAIADYDPHPPLTIPVAP